The following proteins are encoded in a genomic region of Synechococcus sp. CBW1002:
- a CDS encoding IS3 family transposase, protein MRKLVDHDHPELSISRQCALLGLPRSTLYYRPTPVRVSTLRIMARIDALYLEDPCSGSRRMVDYLAQDGIPISRDRVRNLMRRMGLRAIYQKPRTTVPGDPSVRFPCLVDLTQVTSVDQVWATDITYIPLQKGFLYLVAIMDLHSRHVLSWRLSNSLDTKFCLEALEMALGGGRRPEIFHSDQGCQFTSADFVARLKGERIQISWSGRKRCYDNILVERLWRTVKYEEVYLRAYSDGWDAEISLARFLWRYCHVRPHSSLGGKTPHAVYTEAEPCSTRPGLTMSGAGTVQ, encoded by the coding sequence CTGCGCAAGCTGGTCGATCACGACCACCCCGAGCTCAGCATCAGCAGGCAGTGTGCGCTGCTGGGGCTGCCTCGATCCACGCTGTACTACCGGCCGACACCGGTCCGTGTATCGACGCTGCGGATCATGGCCAGGATCGATGCTCTCTACCTGGAGGATCCCTGCAGCGGCAGCCGCCGGATGGTGGACTATCTGGCCCAAGATGGTATCCCGATCAGCCGAGATCGAGTGCGAAACCTCATGCGGCGCATGGGATTACGGGCGATCTACCAGAAGCCCCGGACGACGGTTCCAGGTGATCCGTCCGTGCGGTTCCCCTGCCTGGTGGACCTCACGCAGGTCACGTCGGTGGATCAGGTCTGGGCGACCGACATCACCTACATCCCTCTGCAGAAAGGGTTCCTCTATCTGGTGGCGATCATGGATCTCCATTCCAGGCATGTGCTCAGCTGGAGGCTCTCCAACAGCCTTGACACGAAGTTCTGTCTGGAGGCCCTGGAGATGGCCTTGGGAGGCGGCCGTAGGCCAGAGATCTTCCACTCCGATCAAGGCTGTCAGTTCACGTCCGCTGACTTTGTGGCCAGACTCAAAGGGGAGCGGATCCAGATCAGCTGGTCCGGCAGAAAGCGGTGCTACGACAACATCCTTGTTGAACGGCTGTGGAGGACTGTCAAGTACGAGGAGGTCTACCTACGGGCATACAGCGATGGCTGGGACGCTGAAATCAGCCTGGCCCGCTTCCTGTGGCGGTATTGCCATGTAAGACCTCACAGTTCCCTTGGAGGCAAAACTCCCCACGCGGTCTACACTGAGGCCGAACCATGTTCCACCCGTCCTGGGTTAACGATGTCAGGGGCCGGAACTGTCCAATAA
- a CDS encoding IS3 family transposase: protein MARIDALYLEDPCSGSRRMVDYLAQDGIPISRDRVRNLMRRMGLRAIYQKPRTTVPGDPSVRFPCLVDLTQVTSVDQVWATDITYIPLQKGFLYLVAIMDLHSRCPVSIRLMACANQVDR from the coding sequence ATGGCCAGGATCGATGCTCTCTACCTGGAGGATCCCTGCAGCGGCAGCCGCCGGATGGTGGACTATCTGGCCCAAGATGGTATCCCGATCAGCCGAGATCGAGTGCGAAACCTCATGCGGCGCATGGGATTACGGGCGATCTACCAGAAGCCCCGGACGACGGTTCCAGGTGATCCGTCCGTGCGGTTCCCCTGCCTGGTGGACCTCACGCAGGTCACGTCGGTGGATCAGGTCTGGGCGACCGACATCACCTACATCCCTCTGCAGAAAGGGTTCCTCTATCTGGTGGCGATCATGGATCTCCATTCCAGGTGTCCCGTGTCAATCAGGTTGATGGCTTGTGCCAATCAGGTTGACCGGTGA
- a CDS encoding PilW family protein: MATLHSLSRRTDAFAYDQKVQPVESDGFTLIEILVGAVLLAIVAGMAGSLVMVSNRSLTQSEALANAGSAIDKNISEIRQIAERFTCCSGTCTSNPGASAKCTGSPGSSDYYYPDPTNTSDVTFFEESCANTNARSLVTPLKTEIDNTPAVSGVVRTSAIDDSAAHRISVTYSAGGSSRVFKVSPAVAAWCP; the protein is encoded by the coding sequence ATGGCAACATTGCACTCTCTAAGCCGTCGAACAGATGCTTTTGCTTATGACCAAAAAGTTCAACCAGTTGAATCGGATGGATTCACTTTGATTGAAATCCTTGTTGGTGCAGTCTTATTGGCGATAGTGGCTGGTATGGCAGGAAGTCTGGTTATGGTTTCTAATCGATCTCTAACTCAATCAGAAGCCTTGGCAAATGCAGGATCGGCGATTGATAAGAATATTTCAGAGATTAGGCAGATTGCAGAGCGATTTACTTGCTGTAGTGGTACGTGCACTTCGAACCCAGGGGCAAGCGCAAAGTGCACTGGATCTCCGGGCAGCTCAGATTACTATTATCCAGATCCAACCAATACTTCAGATGTAACCTTTTTCGAAGAGAGTTGTGCGAATACCAATGCACGTAGTCTTGTGACACCTCTGAAAACTGAGATAGATAATACTCCTGCTGTCTCAGGTGTCGTGCGCACATCGGCAATTGATGATTCAGCCGCTCATCGCATTAGTGTGACTTACTCAGCGGGTGGCAGCAGCCGGGTGTTTAAGGTGTCTCCAGCAGTGGCTGCATGGTGCCCTTGA
- a CDS encoding GspH/FimT family pseudopilin yields the protein MKADQDSNLNAFTLVELMITVVIIGIVSGITISIIGNELRREKVNTVVQEFVGWLEAIRGASLARTSTITTSGGCQVTISSPSANQGSGSTVATVSPAECSPSPNFILTDVAAGSSTFSWATANQTITFTPRGSIAETSDITFKIVQSGTAPLRCVRVSAGLGLIRIGRNDSATQTSASCTDYIKF from the coding sequence ATGAAAGCTGATCAAGATTCCAATCTGAATGCATTTACGCTGGTCGAGCTCATGATCACAGTAGTGATCATTGGCATTGTTTCAGGAATTACAATCTCAATCATTGGAAATGAGTTAAGACGTGAGAAAGTGAACACGGTAGTCCAAGAGTTTGTTGGTTGGCTTGAGGCTATTCGTGGTGCTTCGCTTGCGCGAACAAGCACAATCACTACTTCTGGCGGATGTCAAGTTACGATTAGTTCGCCATCTGCAAATCAAGGGTCTGGCAGCACTGTGGCCACTGTTTCTCCGGCAGAATGCTCGCCAAGTCCAAATTTTATTCTGACTGATGTTGCAGCAGGATCCAGTACTTTTTCTTGGGCAACAGCAAATCAGACAATAACATTCACTCCACGCGGTTCCATTGCAGAAACGTCAGATATAACTTTCAAGATTGTCCAGTCAGGAACCGCTCCTCTGCGCTGTGTGAGAGTGAGTGCGGGATTGGGGCTAATACGCATCGGCAGAAATGACTCAGCCACGCAAACTTCTGCATCTTGCACTGATTACATAAAGTTTTAG
- a CDS encoding type II secretion system protein J: MKPLVCLNWNRLASRNEFSIVGRKSFCLPGFTLVELLVTIAAGAFLMAGAASLITSQIRSNIVSELAQRVRDDANRLNFLLQTEAGEAISITRSGSIPNNCGESGTTAFQFGS; encoded by the coding sequence ATGAAGCCTCTCGTTTGTTTAAATTGGAATAGGTTGGCGAGTCGCAATGAATTTTCAATCGTTGGCCGCAAAAGCTTTTGTTTGCCTGGTTTTACGCTTGTCGAATTATTGGTAACAATCGCGGCTGGTGCATTCCTTATGGCCGGCGCAGCCAGCTTAATCACAAGTCAAATCAGAAGCAACATTGTATCGGAATTGGCTCAAAGAGTGAGAGATGACGCAAATCGATTAAATTTCCTTCTTCAAACAGAAGCCGGCGAAGCTATAAGCATTACACGAAGCGGAAGTATTCCAAACAATTGTGGCGAATCGGGCACTACTGCATTTCAATTTGGCTCTTGA
- a CDS encoding IS1595 family transposase, with product MAMNRIQFQPSLSLPQFIELYGTEEKCEAALEQARWPDGFRCPRCHTQEHGIIHGRRHKRYQCRNCRHQATLTAGTIMEATKLPLTTWFLAFYLVGQAKTGISSLALMRHLGVNYRTAWLVHNKIMQAMSEREEAYVLRGKVQVDDAYLGGERRGGKTGRGSENKVPIVAAVSLDDTGCPVHVKLSTVPTFSFAAIADWAQDSLAIGCEVVSDGLACFRAVAEVGCFHHPVVVNGRHPNELPEFHWINTILSNLKTSFSGTFHALRFDKYADRYLGAFTYRFNRRFNLSAMTDRVVHAVCICTARPERHLRNAELAT from the coding sequence ATGGCCATGAATCGGATCCAGTTCCAGCCGAGTCTTTCTCTGCCTCAGTTCATAGAGCTCTACGGCACAGAGGAGAAGTGTGAGGCCGCACTTGAGCAAGCGCGCTGGCCAGATGGCTTTCGTTGCCCACGTTGTCACACTCAGGAGCATGGGATCATCCATGGCCGGCGCCACAAGCGCTACCAGTGCCGGAACTGCCGCCATCAGGCCACCCTCACGGCCGGTACCATCATGGAGGCGACCAAGTTACCCCTGACGACCTGGTTCCTCGCTTTCTATTTGGTGGGACAGGCCAAGACCGGCATTTCCTCCCTCGCCCTGATGCGCCATCTCGGAGTGAACTACCGCACCGCGTGGCTGGTTCACAACAAGATCATGCAGGCGATGAGCGAGCGGGAGGAGGCCTATGTCCTGCGGGGAAAGGTGCAAGTGGATGATGCCTACCTTGGGGGAGAACGACGTGGTGGCAAGACAGGTCGAGGATCGGAAAACAAGGTCCCCATCGTTGCCGCCGTCTCCCTTGATGACACTGGCTGCCCGGTTCATGTGAAGCTTTCAACAGTCCCGACGTTCTCGTTTGCAGCTATCGCTGACTGGGCCCAGGATTCATTGGCGATAGGGTGTGAAGTGGTATCTGATGGACTGGCTTGCTTCCGAGCCGTGGCAGAAGTCGGTTGCTTCCATCACCCTGTGGTAGTGAACGGACGCCATCCCAATGAGCTGCCTGAATTCCACTGGATCAACACGATACTCAGCAACCTGAAAACCAGCTTCAGCGGCACGTTTCACGCCTTGCGATTCGATAAGTACGCCGACCGCTACCTGGGCGCCTTCACTTACCGCTTCAACCGGCGCTTCAATCTTTCGGCGATGACGGACCGGGTGGTTCATGCCGTCTGTATCTGCACCGCACGTCCCGAGCGTCACCTCAGGAATGCGGAGCTTGCTACCTAA
- a CDS encoding prepilin-type N-terminal cleavage/methylation domain-containing protein, producing MERSSQRRCRLPASAAGLTLVELLIASAIGAVILAAAARILTGDIRSNSSQEAIQRLRDHWGRVNYFVDTEVREGLSVSLASGTGACASVASPYLAITVPNPAGGTGGIYYYNNNGNLWRCGPDIADDGSLTFNTVVNAMLVERATLEVSIVNATNMTYTLTMSSRSDGSGVSYSASSEARTTARNCDATSGICY from the coding sequence ATGGAGCGTTCCTCCCAGCGTCGTTGCAGGCTTCCGGCGTCCGCTGCCGGCCTCACCTTGGTGGAGCTTCTGATTGCGTCTGCGATTGGGGCAGTGATCCTGGCCGCCGCCGCTCGAATCCTTACAGGTGATATCCGCTCCAACTCCAGCCAGGAGGCGATTCAACGGCTGCGTGATCACTGGGGGCGTGTGAACTATTTTGTGGATACGGAGGTGCGCGAAGGGCTGAGCGTCAGCCTCGCGAGTGGCACGGGGGCCTGCGCCTCTGTAGCTAGCCCCTATCTGGCGATTACGGTACCCAATCCAGCGGGTGGCACGGGTGGAATTTATTACTACAATAATAACGGGAATCTTTGGCGTTGCGGTCCAGATATCGCGGATGATGGCTCCTTGACTTTCAATACGGTGGTGAATGCCATGCTGGTGGAGCGTGCAACGTTAGAGGTCTCAATTGTGAACGCCACCAACATGACGTATACACTCACGATGAGCAGCCGATCTGATGGTAGCGGAGTCAGTTATTCGGCCAGCAGTGAAGCCCGCACCACCGCCCGCAACTGCGATGCCACGTCTGGCATTTGCTATTGA
- a CDS encoding type II secretion system protein J has translation MHRAYLLTATCRSGHRSGEAGFNLIELLISSVILLITLVGAVTISVTSSMNSFRTGQRYEQEGAIDADLALIQRYNDRFTCRSGTCEIHEKDNSSAPPMTKDDFFPDAAPSSTQPDTNNDGIADTAETALEAVQDRCRYLNNLDLVTELKALIETDLPVPTGLQRTIAVDSATQGGAHRYTVTYTNLASNEVMRQMTLSPATVSWCPRI, from the coding sequence TTGCATCGAGCCTATCTGTTAACGGCGACATGCCGTTCGGGCCACCGCTCTGGTGAGGCGGGCTTCAACCTGATTGAGCTTCTGATTTCCAGTGTGATTCTGCTGATCACTCTGGTTGGCGCAGTAACCATCTCTGTCACCAGCAGTATGAATAGCTTTCGCACTGGTCAGCGCTATGAGCAGGAGGGCGCGATTGACGCCGATCTCGCTTTAATCCAGCGCTACAACGATCGCTTCACCTGCCGCAGTGGCACCTGCGAAATCCATGAGAAAGACAACTCCTCGGCACCACCGATGACGAAGGACGACTTCTTTCCCGACGCCGCACCAAGCAGCACACAGCCCGACACCAATAATGACGGAATCGCCGATACGGCTGAAACCGCACTGGAAGCTGTGCAGGACCGATGCCGATATCTCAACAATCTCGACCTGGTTACGGAGCTCAAGGCCTTGATCGAAACCGATCTGCCGGTTCCCACCGGCCTGCAGCGCACCATCGCCGTGGATTCAGCGACCCAGGGCGGCGCGCACCGGTATACGGTGACTTATACCAATCTTGCCTCCAACGAGGTGATGCGCCAGATGACCCTCAGTCCTGCCACGGTGTCCTGGTGTCCACGCATCTGA
- the katG gene encoding catalase/peroxidase HPI, whose amino-acid sequence MTELGQCPFAGRAATTAASGGSANQAWWPHQLNLAILHQHSPASNPLGEAFDYPEAFSQLDFAALKRDLHALMTDSQDWWPADWGHYGGLFIRMAWHSAGTYRTADGRGGAGTGNQRFAPINSWPDNGNLDKARRLLWPIKQKYGNRISWADLIILTGNCALESMGFPTYGFGGGRVDIWQPEDDIYWGRETTWLGDERYSGERELENPLAAVQMGLIYVNPEGPNGEPDPVGSGRDVRETFARMAMNDEETVALVAGGHTFGKAHGAGSPELMGPAPEGASLEEQGLGWNNHFGSGKGADTTTSGIEGAWKPNPTTWDRGYFEMLFGYEWELEKSPAGAWQWRAKDVREEHLIPDAHDPSKRHRPMMTTADLSLRFDPIYEPIARRFHQDQQAFADAFGRAWFKLTHRDMGPKALYLGPEVPAEDLIWQDPIPPIDHPLIDAAAIADLKDQVLASGLSVPELVATAWASASTYRGSDKRGGANGARIRLAPQNNWEVNQPEQLAKVLAVLEGIQQQFNARQIAAQSATPAPGTRVSLADLIVLAGCAAVEQAARAGGHEVSVPFRPGRADASQEQTDAASFEPLEPQADGFRNYQKRAFAMRAEELLIDRAQLLTLSAPELTVLVGGLRVLGANTGGSPHGVFTQRLGTLSNDFFVNLLDMGTVWTPIAETAKAGDAQTFEGRDRHSGALRWTGTRVDLVFGSNSQLRAIAEVYAQNDGGEKFVADFIAAWDKVMNLDRIN is encoded by the coding sequence ATGACTGAGCTTGGCCAGTGCCCGTTTGCGGGGCGCGCTGCGACCACCGCCGCATCCGGAGGGTCCGCGAACCAGGCCTGGTGGCCCCACCAGCTCAACCTGGCGATCCTGCACCAGCACAGCCCGGCCTCCAACCCTCTGGGCGAAGCGTTCGACTACCCCGAGGCCTTCAGCCAGCTGGATTTCGCTGCCCTCAAGCGCGATCTCCATGCCCTGATGACCGATTCGCAAGACTGGTGGCCGGCCGACTGGGGCCACTACGGCGGCCTGTTCATCCGCATGGCCTGGCACAGCGCCGGCACCTACCGCACCGCCGACGGTCGCGGTGGCGCCGGCACCGGCAACCAGCGCTTCGCGCCGATCAACAGCTGGCCCGATAACGGCAACCTCGACAAGGCTCGCCGTCTGCTCTGGCCGATCAAACAGAAATACGGCAACCGCATCTCCTGGGCCGATCTGATCATCCTCACGGGCAACTGTGCCCTCGAATCGATGGGCTTCCCCACCTACGGCTTCGGCGGCGGCCGGGTCGACATCTGGCAACCGGAAGACGACATCTACTGGGGCCGCGAAACCACCTGGCTCGGCGATGAGCGCTACAGCGGCGAGCGCGAGCTGGAGAACCCCCTGGCTGCCGTGCAGATGGGGCTGATCTATGTGAACCCCGAAGGCCCCAATGGCGAGCCCGATCCGGTGGGCTCCGGCCGGGATGTGCGCGAAACCTTCGCCCGCATGGCGATGAATGATGAGGAAACCGTGGCCCTGGTGGCCGGCGGCCATACCTTCGGCAAGGCCCATGGCGCCGGCAGTCCGGAGCTGATGGGGCCCGCCCCGGAAGGGGCCAGCCTCGAGGAGCAGGGGCTGGGCTGGAACAACCACTTCGGCAGCGGCAAGGGCGCCGATACCACCACCAGCGGCATCGAGGGCGCCTGGAAGCCCAACCCCACCACCTGGGATCGGGGCTATTTCGAGATGCTGTTCGGCTACGAGTGGGAGCTGGAGAAAAGCCCGGCCGGTGCCTGGCAGTGGCGGGCCAAAGATGTGCGCGAGGAGCACCTGATCCCCGACGCCCACGACCCCAGCAAGCGGCACCGGCCGATGATGACCACCGCCGATCTGTCGCTCCGCTTCGATCCGATCTACGAACCGATCGCCCGCCGCTTCCACCAGGATCAGCAGGCCTTCGCCGACGCCTTCGGCCGCGCCTGGTTCAAGCTCACCCACCGCGACATGGGGCCCAAGGCGCTCTACCTCGGCCCCGAAGTGCCCGCCGAAGACCTGATCTGGCAGGACCCGATTCCACCCATAGACCATCCCCTGATCGATGCCGCCGCCATCGCCGACCTGAAGGATCAGGTGCTGGCCTCGGGGCTGTCGGTGCCGGAACTGGTGGCCACCGCCTGGGCCTCGGCCTCCACCTACCGCGGCTCCGACAAGCGCGGCGGCGCCAACGGCGCCCGTATCCGCCTGGCCCCCCAGAACAACTGGGAGGTGAACCAGCCCGAGCAGCTGGCCAAGGTGCTGGCGGTGCTCGAAGGCATCCAGCAGCAGTTCAACGCCAGGCAGATCGCAGCCCAGAGCGCCACGCCAGCCCCTGGCACCCGCGTCTCCCTGGCGGATCTGATCGTGCTCGCGGGTTGCGCGGCCGTGGAGCAGGCTGCCCGGGCCGGCGGCCATGAAGTTTCCGTGCCCTTCAGGCCGGGCCGGGCCGATGCCTCCCAGGAGCAGACCGATGCCGCCTCCTTCGAGCCCCTGGAGCCCCAGGCCGACGGCTTCCGCAACTACCAGAAGCGCGCCTTCGCGATGCGGGCCGAAGAGCTGCTGATCGACCGGGCCCAGTTGCTCACCCTCAGCGCACCGGAGCTCACGGTGCTGGTGGGTGGCCTGCGGGTGCTGGGGGCCAACACTGGCGGCTCACCCCACGGCGTGTTCACCCAGCGGCTCGGCACCCTCAGCAACGACTTCTTCGTGAACCTGCTCGACATGGGCACGGTCTGGACGCCCATCGCCGAAACCGCCAAGGCCGGTGATGCCCAAACCTTCGAAGGCCGCGACCGCCACAGCGGTGCTCTGCGCTGGACCGGCACCCGGGTGGATCTGGTCTTCGGCTCCAACTCCCAGCTGCGGGCGATCGCGGAGGTCTATGCGCAGAACGATGGCGGCGAGAAGTTCGTGGCGGATTTCATTGCAGCCTGGGACAAAGTGATGAATCTTGATCGCATCAACTGA
- a CDS encoding zinc-binding dehydrogenase produces the protein MDTVGTAPFKRCRRSLKPGGRLLLLVADLPAMLLSGWQSLISGRRVIAGPATVRPEDVATLADLAETGAYRPVMDRCYPFEQMVAAHRYVDTGRKRGNVVVRLDPEPRLDPAPLRNVMGA, from the coding sequence ATGGACACCGTCGGCACGGCTCCATTCAAGCGTTGCCGGCGCTCGCTCAAGCCTGGCGGGCGTCTGCTGCTGCTGGTGGCGGATCTGCCCGCCATGCTGCTGAGCGGCTGGCAATCGCTGATCTCGGGCCGGCGGGTGATCGCCGGGCCCGCCACTGTGCGCCCGGAAGACGTAGCAACCCTGGCAGATCTGGCGGAGACGGGGGCCTACCGGCCCGTGATGGATCGCTGCTATCCGTTCGAGCAGATGGTGGCGGCGCATCGCTATGTCGACACCGGGCGCAAGCGGGGCAATGTCGTGGTCAGGCTCGATCCAGAGCCACGACTCGATCCCGCGCCACTACGGAATGTGATGGGCGCCTGA
- a CDS encoding NAD(P)-dependent alcohol dehydrogenase yields MKAFTYTHYGPPEVLQLQEVDKPTPKSNEILIRIHATTVSSGDWRMRSLEVPAGFGLIIRLVAGIRRPRQPILGTELAGVVEAVGAEVSRFQVGDSVVGFSDTTMGCHAEYRCFPEDGAVAAKPSTLSFEEAAALCFGGTTALDFLRRAKLQRGERVLINGASGSVGTAAVQLARHIGAEVSGVCSTANLDLVRSLGATHVIDYTQQDFT; encoded by the coding sequence ATGAAAGCCTTCACCTATACCCACTACGGCCCACCCGAAGTCCTCCAGCTGCAGGAAGTCGACAAACCCACCCCCAAGTCCAACGAGATCCTGATCCGGATCCATGCCACAACCGTGAGCTCAGGCGACTGGAGAATGCGCAGCCTTGAGGTGCCGGCTGGCTTTGGCCTGATCATCCGCTTGGTGGCCGGCATCCGGCGGCCGCGGCAACCGATCCTGGGCACGGAACTGGCTGGGGTCGTGGAAGCCGTGGGCGCGGAGGTGAGCCGCTTCCAGGTTGGCGACTCCGTGGTTGGCTTCAGCGATACCACCATGGGCTGCCATGCGGAGTACCGCTGTTTTCCGGAGGATGGTGCTGTGGCAGCGAAACCCAGCACCCTCTCCTTCGAGGAGGCCGCTGCCCTCTGCTTCGGCGGCACCACGGCGCTGGATTTCCTTCGCCGGGCGAAGCTGCAGCGGGGCGAGCGGGTGCTGATCAATGGAGCGTCTGGCTCCGTTGGCACCGCAGCCGTGCAGCTGGCCAGGCACATCGGCGCCGAGGTGTCGGGGGTGTGCAGCACCGCCAATCTGGATCTGGTGCGCTCGCTCGGTGCCACGCACGTGATCGACTACACCCAGCAAGACTTCACCTAG
- a CDS encoding prepilin-type N-terminal cleavage/methylation domain-containing protein codes for MNAKSKLALLRTLSKERKGLAKGFTLVELMIVVAVIGILSAVALPQYLQARNAAIAGSAIGEAIGIAKECATFAASDIGAAPTLAAGASVVATTACTVDGGVYTATWPVGVVGVRCLNQTSTAANTTATVTIADNGAMSCVIS; via the coding sequence ATGAACGCCAAATCAAAGCTCGCCTTGCTTCGCACCCTCAGCAAAGAGCGAAAAGGCCTTGCCAAGGGTTTCACCTTGGTGGAACTGATGATTGTGGTGGCCGTGATCGGCATTCTTTCTGCCGTTGCATTGCCTCAATACCTACAAGCCCGGAATGCAGCTATAGCCGGATCTGCAATCGGTGAGGCTATTGGCATAGCCAAGGAGTGCGCAACGTTTGCAGCATCTGACATTGGCGCAGCACCCACTTTGGCGGCGGGTGCTTCTGTTGTGGCGACCACTGCTTGCACTGTTGATGGTGGTGTATACACGGCAACATGGCCGGTAGGTGTTGTTGGTGTCCGATGCTTAAATCAAACATCTACTGCTGCAAATACTACGGCAACAGTTACTATTGCTGACAATGGGGCAATGTCTTGCGTGATTAGTTAG
- a CDS encoding IS5 family transposase, whose protein sequence is MPAVGQRGFWDEQQRVAKLQEKKPVLKRLSDSIPWDKFQPILDQGYAQDRKSNAGRKRIDPLILFKMLVLQQLFNLSDDELEFQVNDRRSFEEFVGLGVMNNIPDATTVALFRERLRKAGVIGELFEMFEAYLRSQGLQARGGQIIDATLVPVPKQRNTRDENKEIKAGRLPEGWEENPDRLRQKDLDARWVKKNGINYFGYKNSICIDVDHGFIRRYAITPANIHDSQMLPRLLDPENEHDYVWADSAYSGECFEDLLSLGRFESLIHDKGARNHPLSAAAKDLNRVKSAIRACVEHVFGCMTMSMGGKLTRKIGLARNEAWWGLKNLAFNFLRYLQRISHAPVVA, encoded by the coding sequence ATGCCAGCGGTGGGCCAAAGAGGTTTTTGGGACGAACAGCAAAGGGTCGCAAAGCTCCAGGAGAAGAAGCCGGTTCTCAAGCGGCTGTCTGATTCGATCCCATGGGATAAATTCCAGCCGATACTTGACCAAGGATACGCGCAGGATCGCAAGAGCAATGCAGGGCGTAAGCGGATTGATCCGCTGATCCTTTTCAAGATGCTTGTTCTCCAGCAGCTATTTAACCTCAGCGATGACGAGCTTGAGTTCCAGGTGAATGACAGGCGTTCCTTTGAGGAGTTTGTGGGACTGGGTGTGATGAACAACATTCCTGACGCAACCACAGTCGCCTTGTTCAGGGAGAGGCTGCGCAAAGCAGGAGTGATTGGGGAGCTCTTCGAGATGTTCGAGGCATACCTCCGCTCACAGGGACTCCAAGCCCGTGGTGGTCAGATTATTGATGCGACTCTCGTACCTGTTCCCAAACAGCGCAACACCCGTGACGAGAACAAGGAAATCAAAGCTGGTAGGCTGCCGGAAGGCTGGGAAGAAAACCCAGATCGCCTGCGGCAGAAGGATCTAGACGCTCGCTGGGTTAAAAAGAACGGCATCAACTACTTCGGTTACAAGAACAGCATCTGCATTGACGTCGACCATGGCTTTATCCGCCGATATGCTATTACACCTGCCAATATTCATGACAGTCAGATGCTTCCACGGCTGCTGGATCCGGAGAATGAACATGATTATGTCTGGGCAGACTCAGCTTATTCAGGTGAGTGCTTTGAAGATCTGCTGAGCTTGGGGCGCTTCGAAAGCTTGATCCACGATAAGGGCGCTCGCAATCACCCGCTCAGCGCCGCCGCCAAGGACCTTAATCGCGTCAAGTCAGCCATTAGAGCTTGTGTGGAGCATGTCTTCGGCTGCATGACAATGTCAATGGGTGGGAAGCTGACGCGAAAGATTGGGCTGGCAAGGAACGAGGCATGGTGGGGGCTCAAGAATCTGGCCTTCAACTTCCTTCGCTATCTTCAGCGCATCAGCCATGCACCAGTGGTGGCATGA